In Paenibacillus sp. BIC5C1, a genomic segment contains:
- a CDS encoding DUF4321 domain-containing protein: MKKNFGMLLLFLLLGWLAGAWIAKALQPVKAVAFLTKATTIRWSPQADLDIISYDISLQFQMSLLSLIGIIAAVWLYRRL; this comes from the coding sequence ATGAAAAAAAACTTCGGCATGTTATTGCTGTTTCTGCTGCTCGGCTGGCTGGCCGGTGCGTGGATCGCCAAGGCACTGCAGCCTGTAAAGGCCGTTGCCTTTCTAACGAAAGCCACGACCATTCGTTGGTCGCCGCAGGCTGATCTGGATATTATCAGTTATGATATTTCACTTCAATTTCAAATGAGCCTCCTGAGTCTGATCGGTATTATTGCTGCTGTATGGCTGTATCGCAGGTTATAG
- the radC gene encoding RadC family protein, which translates to MESPQYMMRDIPQEERPRERMMEYGAGALSHAELLAILLRTGTRQESAVHMAQRILTEAGGIRSLMDLSLEELTAMKGIGMAKAVQLKASIELGHRIAKSRLTQSTSIRTPRDAADLLTEQLRYLQKEHFVCLFLNSKNHIIAQETLSMGSLNASIVHPREVFRAAIKCSSASIVCAHNHPSGDPTPSPEDIQITKRLIEAGAIVGIDVLDHIIIGDGTYVSLKEKGLV; encoded by the coding sequence ATGGAGTCGCCTCAATATATGATGCGCGACATCCCCCAGGAAGAACGCCCGAGAGAACGCATGATGGAATACGGGGCGGGCGCCTTAAGCCATGCTGAATTGCTGGCGATCTTACTTCGAACAGGTACTAGACAGGAATCCGCAGTGCATATGGCACAACGGATTCTCACCGAAGCGGGTGGAATTCGCTCGTTGATGGATTTGAGCCTGGAAGAACTGACTGCGATGAAGGGAATCGGCATGGCCAAGGCTGTACAGCTGAAAGCCAGCATTGAGCTTGGTCATCGAATTGCGAAGAGCAGACTTACACAGTCAACTTCAATTCGTACCCCTCGTGATGCGGCCGACCTCCTTACCGAACAATTGCGTTACTTGCAGAAAGAACACTTTGTGTGTCTTTTCCTGAATAGCAAAAACCACATTATTGCCCAGGAAACACTCTCCATGGGTAGCCTTAACGCTTCGATTGTACATCCGCGTGAAGTGTTCCGGGCTGCCATCAAATGCAGCAGCGCCTCTATTGTGTGCGCACACAACCATCCCAGTGGTGATCCTACGCCTAGTCCAGAGGACATCCAAATAACCAAAAGACTGATCGAAGCCGGCGCAATTGTAGGCATAGACGTGCTGGATCACATTATTATCGGAGATGGAACGTACGTAAGTTTGAAGGAGAAGGGCTTAGTATAA
- a CDS encoding Maf family protein: MDKTQQRRIILASTSPRRKELIASLHLAFEVIPSHADEDTPPEWTPEQTVQELAMRKALAVYRGLEGREQDAVIVGSDTVVVLDGDILGKPVDEADAERMLSRLQGRVHRVFTGVACIDASNGQSMVQYRQTDVTMKELSEATIRAYVQTGEPADKAGSYAIQGIGASLIERVEGCYFNVVGLPLSLLSDMLDGFGIHVLPRT, encoded by the coding sequence TTGGATAAAACACAACAGCGTCGCATTATTCTGGCTTCCACTTCGCCGCGGCGTAAAGAACTGATCGCATCACTCCATCTAGCTTTTGAAGTAATACCAAGTCATGCCGATGAAGATACACCGCCGGAATGGACTCCTGAACAGACGGTACAGGAGCTTGCGATGCGGAAGGCGCTTGCCGTTTATCGCGGGCTGGAAGGCCGTGAACAGGATGCTGTTATTGTTGGTAGTGACACTGTTGTCGTTCTGGACGGTGATATTCTTGGTAAACCCGTAGACGAAGCGGACGCTGAACGAATGTTATCTCGTCTACAGGGGCGTGTACACCGTGTTTTCACGGGAGTAGCTTGTATCGATGCAAGTAATGGACAATCCATGGTTCAGTATAGGCAGACAGATGTAACAATGAAGGAACTGTCTGAAGCTACGATTCGTGCGTATGTTCAGACTGGAGAGCCTGCGGACAAGGCAGGATCATATGCCATTCAGGGCATTGGTGCTTCATTGATAGAACGTGTTGAAGGATGTTATTTCAATGTGGTAGGCCTACCGTTGTCTTTGCTTAGCGATATGCTGGATGGATTCGGCATACATGTACTGCCACGTACATGA
- a CDS encoding SPOR domain-containing protein, whose product MSNARMTFRFGDNESDKPENKGIPTSSTFAALSEEIPHSPTPTPTPTPTLLNTTPSWTPEDIPGDWGETMLTGSTVPEPYQRTDKDSKLDEPGYSYNHVTAYPGDEDENRSDENYGGHDWLADSENYSYKRNRPPKGWKMIGSVTGALVTGALFGMVILSFFNREGAVDPGSKIPANQAVSAVTGQEGVAGSEQQLQATTTGGSYYALQYGVFSSPERAEQAKVELSQAGIAAGSDPEDGNRVYAGISADREEAKLLSSRLKAEGVELYVKEIVNPEVNPAVFGGKAEDVQHFFASGSALVEQLSTLSIQQLGQSVPEAVSTETMTSLQNQHQLWLTGLNSIAPGLSADVQPYVSAMEKSMASAVTAIAEYNKNPANVHMWSVQSDLMEYVLQQKKWLEAIKQ is encoded by the coding sequence GTGAGCAATGCTAGAATGACGTTTCGCTTTGGGGATAACGAGTCGGACAAGCCTGAAAACAAGGGGATACCCACATCCAGCACATTTGCAGCTTTGAGTGAAGAAATTCCGCACAGTCCAACGCCAACACCAACACCAACACCAACGCTGCTGAATACAACGCCTTCATGGACACCAGAGGATATTCCCGGTGACTGGGGAGAGACGATGCTAACAGGCTCCACTGTACCTGAACCTTACCAAAGAACGGACAAGGATTCGAAACTCGATGAGCCTGGATACAGTTATAATCATGTTACTGCGTATCCGGGAGATGAGGACGAGAACAGATCGGACGAGAATTATGGAGGTCACGATTGGCTTGCAGATAGTGAAAACTACTCTTATAAGCGGAATCGCCCCCCAAAGGGCTGGAAAATGATTGGTTCAGTAACGGGTGCGCTTGTAACCGGGGCCCTCTTCGGTATGGTTATTCTTTCTTTTTTCAATCGGGAAGGGGCTGTAGATCCTGGGAGCAAGATTCCCGCCAATCAGGCGGTATCGGCCGTGACAGGTCAAGAGGGAGTGGCGGGTTCGGAACAGCAGCTCCAGGCAACAACTACAGGCGGCAGCTATTATGCACTGCAATATGGTGTATTCAGTTCTCCTGAACGTGCTGAACAGGCGAAGGTGGAGCTGTCCCAGGCAGGCATTGCGGCAGGCTCCGATCCAGAGGATGGTAATCGGGTATATGCAGGCATTTCGGCTGACCGTGAGGAGGCAAAGCTGCTCAGCTCAAGGCTTAAGGCCGAAGGTGTGGAGCTGTACGTTAAGGAAATTGTCAATCCTGAAGTGAACCCGGCAGTATTTGGCGGAAAAGCAGAAGATGTGCAGCATTTCTTCGCAAGCGGATCGGCTTTAGTTGAACAACTGTCTACCCTCTCAATCCAGCAACTTGGTCAGTCTGTTCCTGAAGCCGTATCTACCGAAACGATGACTTCATTACAGAACCAGCATCAGCTCTGGCTGACCGGTTTGAATAGTATTGCACCAGGTCTGAGTGCAGATGTACAACCCTATGTATCGGCGATGGAAAAATCGATGGCCAGTGCGGTAACGGCAATTGCCGAATACAACAAAAATCCGGCCAATGTGCATATGTGGTCTGTACAGTCCGATCTGATGGAATATGTATTACAGCAAAAAAAATGGCTTGAAGCAATAAAACAATAA